In a genomic window of Punica granatum isolate Tunisia-2019 chromosome 6, ASM765513v2, whole genome shotgun sequence:
- the LOC116211897 gene encoding pentatricopeptide repeat-containing protein At1g71060, mitochondrial has translation MAASLNRISKARSPYLLIRSLSTSLHAPNPSTNSGSGDDADKILKILAKTANGCGGSNSLVDASLDRASVAVTPPLVADVLKGLSNAGALALSFFRWAEKQKGFQYTTESYNVLIEALSKIKQFNTAWVLVGDMKRRGLLTKDTFALISRRYARARKAKEAIEAFERMEKFGMRYESNDFNRLIDTLCKSRSVAIAQEVFDKMKSSKRFEVDLKSYTMLLEGWGQERNLLRVMEVFREMKDEGFEPDAVTYGIIINAYCKDRKYDDAVRVFDEMLEKGCDPTSHIYCTLINGLGSDKRLSQAIKYFEQMKANGLALEGPTYNALVGAYCWSEKMDEAYRVVDEMRKLGVGPNSRTYDIILHHLIRARKTKEAYSVFQRMSSEEEVSCGPTLSTYEIIVRMFCNEDRVDMALRVWDQMKARGILPGMHMFSTLIASMCDENRLDEACKHFQEMLDMGIRPPANMFSKLKQSLLDEGKQDTVLSLGKKIEELRKAPLLSIKS, from the coding sequence ATGGCCGCCTCTCTCAATCGCATCTCCAAAGCCCGCTCCCCCTATCTTCTTATCCGATCGCTCTCCACTTCACTCCACGCCCCCAATCCCTCGACGAATTCCGGCAGCGGCGACGACGCTGACAAGATATTGAAGATACTTGCCAAGACGGCCAACGGCTGCGGCGGTTCCAATTCTCTCGTTGATGCCTCCCTTGACCGCGCCTCAGTAGCTGTGACCCCACCTCTCGTTGCCGACGTGCTGAAGGGGCTCAGCAATGCCGGCGCCCTTGCCCTCTCCTTCTTCCGGTGGGCTGAGAAGCAGAAAGGGTTCCAGTACACCACCGAGAGCTACAACGTGCTAATCGAAGCTCTCAGCAAGATCAAGCAGTTCAACACGGCCTGGGTCTTGGTCGGGGACATGAAGCGGAGGGGGCTGCTGACGAAGGACACGTTTGCTCTCATCTCGCGGAGGTACGCCAGGGCCCGCAAGGCCAAGGAGGCTATCGAGGCCTTTGAGAGGATGGAGAAGTTTGGGATGCGGTATGAGTCAAACGACTTCAATCGCCTGATCGACACCCTCTGCAAGTCTCGGAGTGTTGCGATAGCGCAGGAGGTGTTTGACAAGATGAAGAGCAGCAAAAGGTTCGAGGTGGACTTGAAGTCGTACACGATGCTGCTGGAGGGGTGGGGCCAGGAGAGGAACCTGCTGAGGGTCATGGAGGTCTTCCGGGAGATGAAGGATGAGGGGTTCGAGCCCGATGCTGTGACCTACGGGATCATCATCAACGCTTACTGCAAGGACAGGAAGTATGACGACGCGGTCAGGGTGTTCGATGAAATGCTTGAGAAGGGCTGCGACCCTACTTCTCATATTTACTGCACTCTTATAAACGGGCTGGGATCGGACAAGAGGCTCAGCCAGGCGATCAAGTACTTCGAGCAAATGAAGGCGAATGGATTAGCCCTGGAGGGCCCCACCTACAATGCCCTTGTGGGGGCCTACTGCTGGTCGGAGAAGATGGACGAGGCTTACAGGGTTGTTGATGAGATGAGGAAGCTAGGAGTCGGCCCGAACTCAAGGACTTATGACATAATCCTTCACCATCTGATACGGGCCCGTAAGACAAAGGAGGCCTACTCCGTGTTCCAGAGGATGAGCAGCGAGGAGGAGGTGTCGTGTGGGCCCACCCTGAGCACGTACGAGATCATTGTGAGGATGTTCTGCAATGAAGATCGGGTGGACATGGCATTGAGGGTGTGGGACCAGATGAAGGCGCGTGGAATTCTGCCAGGGATGCACATGTTCTCAACATTGATCGCAAGCATGTGCGATGAGAACAGGTTGGACGAGGCGTGCAAGCACTTTCAGGAGATGTTGGACATGGGGATTCGCCCTCCTGCCAACATGTTCAGTAAGTTGAAGCAGAGCCTCCTCGACGAGGGGAAGCAGGATACAGTCTTGAGTCTTGGTAAGAAGATCGAAGAGTTGAGGAAAGCTCCTTTATTAAGTATCAAATCCTAA